The Babylonia areolata isolate BAREFJ2019XMU chromosome 17, ASM4173473v1, whole genome shotgun sequence genome has a window encoding:
- the LOC143291545 gene encoding uncharacterized protein LOC143291545 gives MTECENVYNILYRLDQDLDQYMTNETLESSVDNSSSSSPHLTSDELHADLDPFFHHSAQGQTSENHEPHPHMSDVALGMGKSLQNQPQTKYPFVEMFGHIHLLKLHRSPQELTRFPNNPEKGSKRSKNSFSESRNLSAVEKHMREFFTKPGRDPKPSNSCSSPEESIPIFTGSDVSHASSSSGFNAELDSYEVNPLRPHGMGTSGGSVNLYAEEFSTKGPGSPGSVNLYAEDFSTKGPGSPGSVNLYAEDFSTKGPGSPGSVNLYAEDFSTKGPGSPGGHPWLASHPGDLRRDLSEQTGLTDREERRMLRQLRSTLDSLRSTQTTPPPETHNSTASRSQFYSAQRRKPPSKKPTPGNNSRPAFFTLQRGRNPWLHSNNSATIGSIRSRDSKPANRANPWLHSNNSATIGSIRSRDSKPANRANPWLHSNNSATIGSVRSRDSKPTNRLQTRYFGAETTLPRKLSRHGNRKHTTSKAVTATETADGDIPTSPWQRQTSPTPTVPEPGTRKRNPVGSVSRGCERGSHGDGNPRRGSLREPSGTRPSRSPSARGGDQRAGNSELRRGSESDTVALEAVSGETGPQDVLFGESTVGFETADLY, from the coding sequence ATGACGGAGTGTGAGAACGTGTACAACATTCTTTATCGACTGGACCAGGATCTGGACCAATACATGACGAACGAGACCCTGGAATCTTCTGTGGACAACAGCTcgtcctcctcacctcacctgaccTCTGATGAACTTCACGCTGACCTTGACCCGTTCTTCCATCACTCTGCTCAAGGTCAGACGTCAGAGAATCACGAGCCACACCCGCACATGAGTGATGTAGCCCTGGGCATGGGCAAAAGCCTTCAAAACCAGCCTCAGACAAAATACCCATTCGTTGAAATGTTCGGACATATACACCTACTAAAGCTGCACAGATCCCCACAAGAGCTAACTCGTTTCCCAAATAACCCTGAAAAGGGAAGCAAAAGAAGTAAAAACTCATTTTCAGAATCACGGAACCTGTCGGCTGTGGAAAAACACATGAGAGAATTTTTCACAAAACCAGGGCGTGATCCTAAACCGTCCAACAGCTGCTCAAGTCCTGAAGAGAGCATCCCAATCTTCACCGGAAGTGACGTCAGTCACGCGTCATCCTCTTCCGGTTTCAACGCAGAGCTGGACAGCTACGAAGTCAACCCTCTCCGCCCACACGGCATGGGAACCTCAGGAGGATCTGTCAACCTGTACGCAGAGGAGTTCTCAACGAAAGGCCCGGGTTCTCCAGGATCTGTCAATCTGTACGCAGAGGATTTCTCAACGAAAGGCCCGGGTTCTCCAGGATCTGTCAACCTGTACGCAGAGGATTTCTCAACGAAAGGCCCGGGTTCTCCAGGATCTGTCAACCTGTACGCAGAGGATTTCTCAACGAAAGGCCCGGGTTCTCCAGGTGGTCACCCGTGGCTGGCGAGTCACCCTGGAGACCTGAGGAGGGACCTCAGTGAGCAGACTGGCCTcacggacagagaggagaggaggatgcTGAGGCAGCTGAGGAGCACCCTGGACTCCCTTCGCTCGACCCAAACGACGCCACCTCCAGAGACACACAACAGCACCGCTTCCCGCTCCCAGTTCTACTCCGCTCAGAGAAGGAAACCCCCCAGCAAGAAACCCACCCCCGGTAATAATTCCCGCCCTGCTTTCTTCACCCTACAGAGGGGGAGGAACCCGTGgctacacagcaacaacagcgcaaCGATTGGCTCGATCAGGTCACGTGACTCCAAACCAGCCAATCGTGCGAACCCGTGgctacacagcaacaacagcgcaaCGATTGGCTCGATCAGGTCACGTGACTCCAAACCAGCCAATCGTGCGAACCCGTGgctacacagcaacaacagcgcaaCGATTGGCTCGGTCAGGTCACGTGACTCAAAACCAACCAATCGTTTGCAGACACGTTATTTCGGAGCGGAAACGACGCTGCCCCGGAAGCTGTCCCGGCACGGGAATCGCAAACACACCACCTCGAAGGCAGTGACGGCGACGGAAACCGCCGACGGCGACATTCCGACATCACCATGGCAACGacagacctcccccaccccgaccGTCCCCGAACCAGGCACGAGGAAGAGAAATCCCGTCGGCAGCGTCAGTAGGGGGTGTGAGAGGGGCTCCCACGGTGACGGGAACCCTCGGCGGGGTTCCCTGAGAGAACCCAGCGGCACGAGACCTTCCCGTTCCCCTTCCGCGAGGGGCGGAGACCAGCGTGCAGGGAACAGCGAGCTGCGGCGTGGGAGTGAGTCAGACACCGTCGCCTTGGAGGCAGTGTCGGGTGAGACTGGTCCACAGGACGTTCTGTTTGGAGAGAGCACTGTGGGTTTTGAAACAGCGGATCTGTACTAA